GGTACCAGTCCTCTTCCGTCCAATGCTCGCTGAGATGGGCGTACCGAAGCTTATCGACGGTGATGCGATCTTCGACGGCCTTGGCGATCAGATCTTCGCGCCGTGATCCATCCTCGTTGATGTAGAGCAGGCGATCATTGAGAGGGGCTAGAACTCTGGGCTGCATGTCGGCTCATCCCGTTGCTGATGGGATGAACATACCAAATCGGTATTTATCGTCAATACCAAAATGGAATTATTTTCGATCTCGTGACGCTGCGGCACTTTTCCTAGATATCCACAGGCGCGGTGCAGCCGTGGCGGATTGACTCATATGTTCCGCATTTGTTCTCATAAGGAGGTAATCAGTCAGGGAGGTGATTGATCTTGCGTCTGACGTACTACGTGGTCCTGCCCTTCGTGGAAGCGCCGCGAGGGCTTCTCGCTGAAGAGGGGATCGAGGCTAGAGGCAGCGATGAGGCGGTCCGGATAGGTCGGAGGCTCGCAGAGACGAAAGCAGGGGTGATTGTCTTCTCACGGTCCGGCAACCCGGACCTTGGGGAGTACGAGGACGCGAAGATCTTAGCCAAGTTCGGCCAGGTGCCGAGCGTCGTTGAATAGGAGAGGAATAAGCTATGAACGAGAGCACAGACCCGTACGCATTGACGGAGATCAAGCTTCAGCCGGAACAGATCGCCATGTTCTGGATCAATGGCGCCTATCGAGATGCCGGCAAGAAAATGACTTTCCTTGAGGATGCTGTCTATGCCCTGCGGATCCGAGATGCTGTGAGGGAAGGCAAGCGTACCCCAGAGGATATTGCAATGAGGGCTTTAGAACTTGAAGGCTGGCGGCCGGAATGGGTCACATACGGCGAGATTTCAATCATCAAGATTGAGGCAGCGGATAGTGATGCAGGCCATGGCCTCGGGCATACGGCCTCGCGTGCACGCACGTAAGGCTTAGGACCGAGGCATCATTGCCTTGACTACAGCCGCCCAAGTTACCTCAGCATCATAGATCGGAGGGTCCTGGGACAAGAGGTTGTAGTGTTTGGGGAGCTGGCCCTTCTCAAGTTTCTTGATAAGCACCCGGCCGTCATAGAGCCCCACAACGCAGAGCTTCCCGATCATGTCCGCGGTCGGGGCCTCTCTTACCTCATCATAATATGCGACCCAGCCGTCGAGCATAATACCGAGTGACTCGCCCCGGATCTCCACGCCGACTGTTTTTTCGGATGCATTCTCAGGGGCTTCGACCTCGCCGAGGTTGCCGTCACCTTCGCCGAAATAATGCGCCAGCGAGCCGGCGCCCACGTACCCGACCAAGGGGACCATACGCGGCGGGAAGAGAAGTTCCTCCGCGGAAACGTGTAGGTGAGGGGCAAGGCGCTCCGCCCATTCTTTCGTCAGCTTCCTCTCACCATCCTCAAGTCGTTTGATCTGAGGTTGGGATGTGCCGGCGAGTTCGGCCAGCTGCGCTTGTGAGAGATTGTTTTTCGTTCTGAGCGATCTGAGCCACGTCATACCATTTTGGTAACTGACAGGCTTAAATCCGTCCAAAACCAAAATGGTATTTTTGGGCTTGCAGTCGTTATGCCAAATTGGTATATAGATCTGCATGAAGCTCTCTCAGTACCTCTCCGAAACCCACCAGACTCACGCTCAGTTTGCGTTGAAGATCGGTGCCACCCAAGCAGCCGTGTCGCGCTACGCGAGCGGAAAGCGCAAGCCCAACCTCGCGAAGCTGCTCCGAATTGAGAGGGCGACAGGCGGTAAGGTTCGCGCTCGGGATTTCGTTGACGAGATGCCTGAGGCGACCGGAGAGGCCGCCTAATGCCCTCCATTCCCACTTTCTCCTCAGGCGTCGGCACCTCCTTGGCTGCGCCCTCTGCGACCGTAGGGCAGCTAAACACGCCCGATATGCGCTCCTCTGGTTCTGACACGTCACCAGAGATCAGCGTCAACGCCGTGCTGACGAGCAATACCAAGTGGCCCTGCCAAGGGTCGGCTTCGAACGGCGAATACCGGGAACACGGTCGCACCTCATTCCCCCTCACGACGCTTCTTCGCGGTCTCTCTGACCTTCGGAAGAGCCTCCTTCAGCTTCCGCAGGATGTGAGCCTTTACCTCTCGGTCGCTCACTTCCCGGTCCTTCTTTCCCCCATCTGCCATGTCCGCCCCCGCGTTGAGGGAATTTGTGCCACGCGGATTGGGCCAAAGGTGTCCAATGTTCACTGAATTCGACGTTAGAGACGATA
This region of Microvirga mediterraneensis genomic DNA includes:
- a CDS encoding helix-turn-helix domain-containing protein, producing MQIYIPIWHNDCKPKNTILVLDGFKPVSYQNGMTWLRSLRTKNNLSQAQLAELAGTSQPQIKRLEDGERKLTKEWAERLAPHLHVSAEELLFPPRMVPLVGYVGAGSLAHYFGEGDGNLGEVEAPENASEKTVGVEIRGESLGIMLDGWVAYYDEVREAPTADMIGKLCVVGLYDGRVLIKKLEKGQLPKHYNLLSQDPPIYDAEVTWAAVVKAMMPRS
- a CDS encoding helix-turn-helix domain-containing protein produces the protein MKLSQYLSETHQTHAQFALKIGATQAAVSRYASGKRKPNLAKLLRIERATGGKVRARDFVDEMPEATGEAA